GCGGCTCGATGTCCTCGATGCTCAGATCCGTGCCCGTCGCCAGCGCTGCGCCCTCGAAGCAGTTCTGCACGCGGGAGACGAGCGATTCGTACTCGGGGAGCGTGAAGGCGCGGCACTCGAAGTCGACGACCGCGTGGTCCGGGATGATGTTGGTGGCCACGCCGGCCTCGCGGACGAAGAGCGCCACCCGGTGGTCGTCGGGAAGCTGCTGACGCAGGAGGCCGATGGCCACCTGACTCAGCACCGCGCCGTCGGCGGCGTTGATGCCACGGTGCGGCATCGCGGCGGCGTGCGCGGCCTGGCCGGAGAAGGTGGCGCGGAAGCGTCCGACGGCCTGGGAACTGGTGCCGAGCGGATTGGCGGTGCGGCCCTCCGGTCCGGGATGGGCCATGAGCGAGAGGCCGACGCCGTCGAACGCGCCCGCGTCCAGCAGGAGGGATTTGCCACCGCCGTGCTCCTCGGCCGGGGTGCCGATCGCCTTGAGCGTGATGCCCAGCTCGTCGACGAAAGGCGCGAGGGCCAGGGCCGCGCCGACGGTGGAGCCGGCGATCAGGTTGTGGCCGCAGGCGTGGCCGACCTCCGGGAGGCAGTCGTACTCGACGCAGATGGCCACGACCAGGTCGCCGGACCCGAGGGTGGCGCTGAATGCGGTGTCGAGGCCGCCCGT
Above is a window of Arthrobacter sp. Y-9 DNA encoding:
- a CDS encoding M20 family metallopeptidase; the protein is MPSAAPFSEKIDQALSAARPAVLEMARFIHAHPELSFEEFQAAATITEVLENAGFDVERGTGGLDTAFSATLGSGDLVVAICVEYDCLPEVGHACGHNLIAGSTVGAALALAPFVDELGITLKAIGTPAEEHGGGKSLLLDAGAFDGVGLSLMAHPGPEGRTANPLGTSSQAVGRFRATFSGQAAHAAAMPHRGINAADGAVLSQVAIGLLRQQLPDDHRVALFVREAGVATNIIPDHAVVDFECRAFTLPEYESLVSRVQNCFEGAALATGTDLSIEDIEPLYEPLFQDPQLSAHWSEAFGSRGHDVTPAKDSSGGGSTDMGNISQVIPSIHPMFSIPGASSPIHSAGFTAAANTPEAYEAMFDAAYAMASTVAAAASDPEQKARFTAAAYHPVTTEAIA